A part of Ptychodera flava strain L36383 chromosome 11, AS_Pfla_20210202, whole genome shotgun sequence genomic DNA contains:
- the LOC139143497 gene encoding BMP-binding endothelial regulator protein-like: MSPGQFLCLLISTLTICQNLAQPLSGGPLSCSEDGEKVEIPLITVDPCISCYCQNNAVECFKEKCKSIDDCALVITSFGFDCCQRCKGCSFNGEVHDSGSIWRSSEDNCELFRCQEGVVTSSVTQCAVSCKNPILQEGQCCPSCEGCSYGGQTYKDGTMFKYQDDPCVECACEGGNIRCEKRACPVLSCPLKQQEKAPGECCPKCAVQRNVYDLANRCLFRKEVYSDGEAFEEDKCTTCICLDSTVICRRENCPILECDEADIEMEEGACCATCKMRTCTFGNRTYLEGDTWSDHGDPCIVCTCSQETVTCQTLQCDNIVDCPRDHTLQTPEGECCPRCIENMGVCTVFGDPHYKTFDGRLYNFQGTCKYVLTSDCRHNTFIVRVRNDPRNTASFSWTQSVHLTVGGVDIKLQQDFNVKYKQERIKIPYEETGEFSAVMENSLLKITTALGIIIIWDGDSYLEVLVPPSYKDKLCGLCGNYNGNMWDDYTTRGGVVKNHAPMFAETWRIGRRSVCGRPERKRIKSKDRACEEGSKNRKYAERKCKILKSKVFEECRKVVPLDHYYSSCVNDVCECPSDGDCQCEAAIAYHRECIREGAEVKWKKRHVCKVDICPQGGVYEMCAPACKRTCANKDTKKKCKKLCKPGCTCPGELVLHGNKCIEPDECPK, from the exons ATGTCGCCAGGACAATTTTTATGTCTGTTGATTTCAACGCTTACAATCTGTCAAAACCTGGCCCAGCCATTGAGTG GTGGTCCCCTCTCCTGCAGCGAGGACGGCGAAAAAGTGGAAATTCCTCTCATAACCGTGGATCCCTGCATATCGTGTTATTGTCAG AATAATGCGGTGGAATGTTTCAAGGAGAAGTGTAAGTCCATCGACGACTGTGCCCTGGTCATCACCAGTTTTGGTTTCGACTGTTGCCAAAGATGTAAAG GGTGCTCGTTCAACGGAGAAGTTCACGATAGCGGGAGCATTTGGAGGTCATCTGAGGACAACTGCGAGTTGTTTCGATGCCAG GAGGGTGTCGTGACGTCATCAGTCACCCAATGTGCTGTCTCTTGCAAGAACCCGATTCTCCAAGAAGGCCAATGCTGTCCATCATGCGAAG GTTGTTCGTATGGCGGACAAACTTACAAAGACGGCACAATGTTTAAATACCAGGATGACCCTTGCGTTGAGTGCGCATGTGAG GGTGGCAACATACGTTGTGAAAAACGCGCATGTCCGGTGCTTTCCTGCCCCTTGAAGCAACAAGAGAAAGCGCCCGGAGAATGTTGTCCGAAGTGTGCAG TACAACGGAACGTGTACGACCTAGCCAATCGCTGTTTATTTCGTAAGGAGGTATACTCCGACGGCGAGGCATTCGAAGAAGACAAGTGTACCACGTGCATTTGCCTG GACTCGACAGTTATATGCCGCCGGGAGAACTGTCCGATCTTGGAGTGCGACGAAGCGGACATAGAGATGGAAGAAGGGGCGTGCTGTGCAACGTGTAAAATGCGAACATGTACGTTTGGAAATAGGACGTACTTG GAAGGTGACACATGGTCGGACCACGGCGATCCTTGCATTGTTTGTACGTGTTCACAAGAAACGGTGACGTGTCAAACTTTGCAGTGCGATAACATCGTTGACTGTCCACGG GATCACACTCTGCAGACACCAGAGGGCGAGTGTTGTCCACGATGCATTGAAA ATATGGGAGTGTGTACCGTTTTCGGTGACCCGCATTACAAAACATTTGACGGTCGCCTGTATAATTTTCAAGGCACTTGTAAATATGTCCTGACTTCGGACTGCCGTCACAACACCTTCATTGTGCGCGTGCGCAATGATCCTCGAAACACCGCGTCATTTTCGTGGACCCAGTCCGTTCACTTGACTGTCGGAGGCGTCGATATCAAACTACAGCAGGACTTCAACGTTAAGTACAAACAAGAGAGGATAAAAATTCCTTACGAAGAAACAGGAGAGTTTTCTGCTGTCATGGAGAACAGTTTACTTAAGATAACCACAGCGTTGG GTATAATTATTATATGGGATGGCGACAGTTACCTTGAAGTCCTCGTACCGCCCTCCTATAAAGACAAACTCTGCGGGCTTTGTGGCAACTACAATGGCAACATGTGGGATGACTACACTACTCGTGGTGGCGTCGTGAAGAACCACGCGCCGATGTTTGCCGAGACCTGGCGGATAGGCCGACGAAGCGTGTGTGGACGACCGGAAAGAAAGAGGATAAAATCCAAAGACAGGGCATGCGAGGAAGGGTCGAAAAACAGGAAATACGCCGAGAGAAAATGCAAGATTTTGAAATCGAAGGTGTTTGAAGAATGCAGAAAAGTTGTCCCATTGGACCACTATTATAG CTCCTGTGTCAATGACGTATGCGAGTGCCCATCGGACGGCGACTGTCAATGTGAAGCAGCAATAGCCTATCACAGGGAGTGTATCAGGGAGGGTGCGGAAGTGAAATGGAAGAAAAGACACGTCTGCAAAG TTGACATATGCCCACAAGGTGGAGTGTATGAAATGTGTGCACCAGCTTGCAAGCGTACATGCGCAAACAAGGATACGAAGAAGAAGTGCAAGAAATTGTGCAAACCCGGATGTACATGCCCCGGGGAACTTGTTCTTCACGGAAACAAGTGCATCGAGCCAGATGAATGCCCAAAGTGA